The Tursiops truncatus isolate mTurTru1 chromosome 6, mTurTru1.mat.Y, whole genome shotgun sequence genome includes a window with the following:
- the TRAF1 gene encoding TNF receptor-associated factor 1 produces MASGSASSRHPAPDENEFPFGCPPTVCQDPPEPRPLCCAVCLSENVRNGEDRICPKCKGDDTPSERPGSLLSQEQDHPEVAEAGVGCPFAGVGCAFKGGPKFMQEHEVTSQATHLNLLLGFMKQWKAQLGSGLGSGPMALEQNLSDLQLQGAVETAGDLEVDCYRAPCSESQEELALQHFMKEKLLTELEGKLCVFENIVAVLNKEVEASHLALAASIHQSRLGREHILSLERRVMELQQTLAQKDQALGKLEQSFRLMEEASYDGTFLWKVTSVTRRCHESACGRTVSLFSPAFYTAKYGYKLCLRLYLNGDGTGKRTHLSLFIVIMRGEYDALLPWPFRNKVTFMLLDQNNREHAIDAFRPDLNSASFQRPQSETNVASGCPLFFPLNKLQSPKHAYVKDDTMFLKCIVETDA; encoded by the exons ATGGCCTCTGGCTCCGCCAGCAGCCGCCACCCGGCCCCCGATGAGAACGAGTTCCCCTTTGGGTGCCCCCCCACCGTCTGCCAGGACCCACCAGAGCCCAGGCCCCTCTGCTGCGCCGTCTGTCTCTCTGAGAACGTGAG GAATGGTGAGGATCGGATCTGTCCCAAATGCAAAGGGGATGACACACCATCTGAAAGGCCAGGAAGCCTTCTGTCTCAGGAGCAG GATCACCCCGAGGTGGCTGAGGCTGGAGTTGGGTGTCCCTTTGCAGGTGTTGGCTGCGCCTTCAAG GGGGGCCCAAAGTTCATGCAGGAGCATGAGGTCACCTCCCAGGCTACCCACCTGAACCTGCTGTTAGGGTTCATGAAACAGTGGAAGGCCCAGCTGGGCTCTGGCCTGGGGTCTGGACCCATGGCCCTGGAGCAGAATCTGTCAGACCTGCAGCTGCAGGGGGCTGTGGAGACAGCTGGGGACCTAGAGGTGGACTGCTACCGGGCCCCCTGCTCCGAGAGCCAGGAGGAGCTGGCCCTGCAGCACTTCATGAAGGAGAAGCTCCTGACTGAGCTGGAGGGGAAGCTGTGCGTGTTTGAGAACATTGTCGCCGTCCTCAACAAGGAGGTGGAGGCCTCCCACCTGGCCCTGGCCGCCTCCATCCACCAGAGCCGGCTGGGCCGTGAGCACATCCTGAGCTTGGAACGGAGG GTGATGGAGCTGCAGCAGACCTTGGCCCAGAAAGACCAGGCCCTGGGCAAGCTGGAGCAGAGCTTCCGCCTCATGGAAGAGGCCTCCTACGACGGCACGTTCCTATGGAAGGTCACCAGTGTCACCAGGCGGTGCCATGAGTCAGCCTGCGGCAGGACCGTCAGCCTCTTCTCCCCAG CTTTCTACACTGCCAAGTACGGATACAAGTTGTGCCTGCGGCTCTACCTGAATGGGGATGGGACGGGGAAGAGGACCCACCTGTCCCTCTTCATCGTGATCATGAGAGGGGAGTATGATGCTCTGCTGCCGTGGCCTTTCCGGAACAAG GTCACTTTCATGCTGCTCGACCAGAACAACCGTGAGCACGCCATCGACGCCTTCCGGCCCGACCTGAACTCAGCATCCTTCCAGCGGCCCCAGAGCGAAACCAATGTGGCCAGCGGCTGCCCACTCTTCTTCCCCCTCAACAAGCTGCAGTCGCCCAAGCATGCCTACGTGAAGGACGACACCATGTTCCTCAAGTGCATCGTGGAGACAGACGCTTAG